A part of Sugiyamaella lignohabitans strain CBS 10342 chromosome D, complete sequence genomic DNA contains:
- the RPS4A gene encoding ribosomal 40S subunit protein S4A (Protein component of the small (40S) ribosomal subunit; mutation affects 20S pre-rRNA processing; homologous to mammalian ribosomal protein S4, no bacterial homolog; RPS4A has a paralog, RPS4B, that arose from the whole genome duplication; GO_component: GO:0030686 - 90S preribosome [Evidence IDA] [PMID 12150911]; GO_component: GO:0005737 - cytoplasm [Evidence IEA,IEA]; GO_component: GO:0005737 - cytoplasm [Evidence IDA] [PMID 11914276]; GO_component: GO:0022627 - cytosolic small ribosomal subunit [Evidence IDA] [PMID 6814480]; GO_component: GO:0005622 - intracellular [Evidence IEA]; GO_component: GO:0030529 - ribonucleoprotein complex [Evidence IEA]; GO_component: GO:0005840 - ribosome [Evidence IEA,IEA]; GO_function: GO:0003723 - RNA binding [Evidence IEA,IEA]; GO_function: GO:0019843 - rRNA binding [Evidence IEA]; GO_function: GO:0003735 - structural constituent of ribosome [Evidence IEA]; GO_function: GO:0003735 - structural constituent of ribosome [Evidence IDA] [PMID 6814480]; GO_process: GO:0002181 - cytoplasmic translation [Evidence IC] [PMID 6814480]; GO_process: GO:0006412 - translation [Evidence IEA]): MLDKLSGTYAPRPSAGPHKLRESLPLIVFLRNRLKYALNGREVKAILMQRLVKVDGKVRTDHTFPSGFMDVISLEKTGEHFRLVYDVKGRFAIHRITDEEAQYKLGKVKRVQLGKKGIPYLVTHDGRTIRYPDPEIKVNDTVKIDLTTGKISSFVKFENGNVVMITGGRNLGRVGVITHRERHEGGFDLVHIKDSLDNSFVTRLSNVFVIGEGNKPLISLPKGKGIKLSIAEERDRRRAQA; encoded by the coding sequence ATGTTGGACAAATTGTCCGGCACCTACGCCCCCAGACCATCTGCTGGTCCCCACAAGCTCAGAGAGTCTCTTCCTCTCATTGTTTTCCTTAGAAACAGACTCAAGTACGCCCTTAACGGACGTGAGGTCAAGGCCATTCTCATGCAAAGACTTGTCAAGGTCGACGGTAAGGTCAGAACCGACCACACCTTCCCCTCTGGCTTCATGGATGTCATTTCTCTTGAGAAGACTGGCGAGCACTTCCGTCTTGTCTACGACGTCAAGGGTCGTTTTGCCATCCACCGTATCACTGACGAGGAGGCTCAATACAAGCTTGGCAAGGTCAAGAGAGTCCAACTCGGAAAGAAGGGAATTCCTTACCTCGTTACACACGACGGCCGTACCATCCGTTACCCCGACCCCGAGATCAAGGTCAACGACACTGTCAAGATTGACCTCACCACTGGCAAGATCTCCTCTTTCGTCAAGTTCGAGAACGGTAACGTTGTCATGATCACTGGTGGTCGTAACTTGGGACGTGTTGGTGTCATTACTCACCGTGAGCGTCACGAGGGTGGTTTCGATCTTGTTCACATCAAGGATTCCCTTGACAACTCTTTCGTCACCCGTCTCTCCAACGTTTTCGTCATTGGTGAGGGCAACAAGCCCCTCATCTCCTTGCCCAAGGGTAAAGGTATCAAGCTTTCTATTGCTGAGGAGAGAGACAGACGTCGTGCTCAAGCTTAA